The following are encoded together in the Anopheles nili chromosome 3, idAnoNiliSN_F5_01, whole genome shotgun sequence genome:
- the LOC128723375 gene encoding U4/U6.U5 small nuclear ribonucleoprotein 27 kDa protein, with the protein MPSSPKRRKERERPRRRKRSRDRSERDRSVGRDRKRSSERERDRDRGRRKSRSRSRSRSRSRSFDRERNLDKQMPSSSRQAAQMKPMVSESELEGKTPEEQEMLKTMGFCGFDTTKGKKVEGNDVGEVHVILKRKYRQYMNRKGGFNRPLDFVA; encoded by the exons ATGCCTTCGTCGCCCAAGCGCAGGAAGGAACGCGAGCGGCCGAGACGCCGTAAGCGTTCAAGGGACCGCAGTGAAAGAGATCGATCCGTGGGACG TGACCGGAAACGTTCATCCGAGCGGGAAAGAGACCGAGATCGAGGGAGGCGGAAGTCAAGATCCAGATCAAGATCGCGTTCGAGATCGAG ATCTTTCGATCGAGAACGCAATCTAGACAAGCAGATGCCATCGTCGTCGCGGCAAGCCGCTCAGATGAAGCCCATGGTATCGGAATCTGAACTGGAAGGCAAAACTCCCGAAGAGCAGGAAATGCTCAAGACCATGGGCTTCTGCGGGTTCGATACGACCAAAGGCAAAAAGGTGGAAGGTAACGATGTCGGCGAGGTTCATGTCATACTAAAGCGCAAGTACCGCCAGTACATGAACCGCAAGGGAGGCTTCAATCGGCCGCTAGATTTTGTTGCATAA